The following coding sequences lie in one Primulina huaijiensis isolate GDHJ02 chromosome 2, ASM1229523v2, whole genome shotgun sequence genomic window:
- the LOC140991731 gene encoding sulfate transporter 2.1-like, with product MKETLFRGAKAKQPGRPNCCFLILQNLFPILKWGKNYEATKFKNDFMVGLTLAASTFLMSSSIGYANLAKLDPQYGLYTSVVPPLIYAFMGSSRDIAIGPVAVALLLLSATISKVVDLLTDPTAYRRMVFTVTFFTGIFQALFGLFRLGFLVDFRPHAAIVGFMGGAAIVIGLQQLKGLLGIKNLSSHTDVVSLVQSVVKALHQEMDRSKXWKKSSLSSAGRDVLIKSVTHALPTYCMNCFLLPSFLLDELQQMMNSFWWGSKSNGERGIHWMTWD from the exons ATGAAGGAGACCCTTTTTCGTGGAGCAAAAGCAAAGCAACCCGGTCGGCCGAATTGTTGTTTCCTCATCCTGCAAAACCTGTTTCCAATCTTAAAATGGGGAAAGAATTACGAAGCTACAAAGTTCAAGAACGATTTCATGGTTGGTTTAACTCTTGCAGCCTCTACATTCCTCATGTCTTCT AGTATTGGATATGCTAATCTGGCGAAACTTGATCCTCAATATGGTCTAT ATACAAGCGTGGTGCCACCTCTGATATACGCTTTCATGGGAAGTTCAAGAGATATTGCAATCGGTCCAGTTGCAGTTGCTTTACTTCTTTTATCTGCAACCATTTCAAAAGTAGTAGACCTTTTAACTGATCCTACAGCTTACAGAAGAATGGTTTTCACCGTCACCTTCTTCACCGGTATTTTCCAGGCGCTGTTTGGATTATTCAG GTTGGGTTTTCTTGTGGACTTCCGGCCACATGCTGCAATAGTAGGGTTCATGGGCGGCGCAGCCATTGTTATCGGGCTCCAACAGCTGAAGGGATTATTGGGAATAAAAAATCTGAGCTCTCATACGGATGTTGTCTCTCTAGTTCAGTCTGTCGTCAAAGCACTTCATCAAGAA ATGGATCGATCAAAANATTGGAAGAAAAGCTCACTATCATCGGCAGGTCGAGATGTACTCATTAAATCTGTTACACATGCACTTCCAACTTATTGTATGAACTGCTTCCTACTGCCGAGTTTCTTGCTAGATGAACTCCAGCAAATGATGAACTCCTTCTGGTGGGGTTCGAAATCTAATGGAGAGAGAGGAATACACTGGATGACCTGGGATTGA